GCAGTTAGAGTTCCTTATTAGCTGAATCACTGCGAAGTGTGGTCTGCGCTTATTAGCAGTTTTGAATAAGGTATTATTTAGTGCTTTCATATTGGAGTTACTGCGGTATACCGTTACAAATATTTGCCcactttaaatgtttttctgcattatttttgttactcATTTTATAACCAACCAAATAACCTCTGAAATGACATGTCCTTTGTAGGTACATTTATCAATACCACAAATCTTTATGTAGTGTTATTGAACTTGTATAAAGACAATTTAGCAAACATGGTTAGCTAGACCCATGTTATGTTTCTTACTGAAACTTCGTTCGGGTTTGTTTCTACTTAAAATATGACTACTAACGCCAAACCTCAAAGCATTACCTATTTTACACGGCATTATAGACAATAGACGAAAGTCCAATAGATAATGTTGAAGAATATGAACATAAGTGGAAAGAGAACGCGTGAGCGCTTGTCGATCCACGTGGCGATCTCCTGGGGAGTCATAGTCGTCCAGGTGTGATGCTTCGGAGGTTCGTCGGAGCCGTCGCTGGCGTTGCTCTGAGTCTTACCTCCAGGACTAGTGATCAAGTCATCAAAGCTTTGCGTTGTTATCGTTGGTAAGTTAATAGCAGACGGGAAGCTCTGAAATTAGCGAAAcaagaaatgtaaataatctaCTTATTAAAATACGTAACATTAAGTAACTAAGTGAGATAATCTGTTGGTCTAGAaacatgaaatttggcacgtaattatataagttaaatGTAActagaagtaataaaattactatttttttcctTACGGAAGTTAAATGTCATCGATGAGTGCATTAATAAATCCACATATAATCTGGTGCGCTATTCAGTcgaactaaataataataataataactaatagataatattcgaaatatataaaaaaatatcttattacatTTCTTAATAAGGAATTTGAGTAATAAGCACAGTTATAAATAGGTAgttattctatatataaaagatataattggCATAATTAGAGGCATAACTTTATCAGATTACCTTATAAGTTGAGTAAATACCTTCAGAAAACATTGCGATTTACCTCGTTGGTCCCGCGTTGTTGCATTAAACAGAAAGGTAAAAACgacttattcatattattttatataaaatcactttCGAAGACGCAGTCATAATCATTCTTGTTGCTTTAAATGCAATTTGATGTGCTCCTCTGCCGAAAATCTCTTGAAATCTACGAAATACTTCAAAATTTGAGGACTGCGAATGTATAAAAGACTTACATGCACTGTAAGGTAGTTGTTGTATCCAGGTCCAGCAGGGTCGTTGCAACTAGTTTCCTGCTGCAGCGAGGAGCAGGAGCGGGACTTCGTTAGCTGCGGTGATGATTCTTGCAACTCCTTTTGTAATTCCTTGCGGGCCAGCCGCGGCGTGAGCGTACTCTTCAGAATATATTTGCTGTTTACCTTTTTCAGGCTAACAGCTTTCCTGTAAATGCGATTTATGTGTTTTGTTATCGACtagctgaataaattattgattttaaggATGATACGTAAGTaggtaatttaaaatcaatttgggTCGCATTTGCAATTAGTGTGCTAAATAATAGGTAAGTACATATTAATGTGTGTGCTAAATGTAGCAGGTAatgataatttgtatattatctGAAACATTTCATACAAAGGTGCAAAGAGGTACAATTTGTTTAGTTTTCCCATATTAGTTgcttaaaatcataatattattgatgttACAAATTTTTCTGTCCACCGTTCTGGGGGATGACACATAGGAAAATTATATAGTGTACGCGATAAGTCCATTGAAATATCAGAATTAATAACACAATGCAATATCTTACTTTCTACGCCAAATTGTGTTGACAAAGGCAAATTCCACCAGAGCAGAAAAGATAAAACCAGTACAACCCAAGAACCAGATCTCGCTGGCTTTAATATAAGAAACTTTTGGTAGAGTCTTCGCCTGCGAAGACGCCAAAGTGATAAACGACAACATTGTACTCGTacctgaaatacaaaatataatattattatatagacacCTAACCCTTTATTGAACATCACACaagtaaaaggaaaaaaatatacacaaacatatttattaattatagttagtATCAATAGGTGGTTTTGTCGCTAAAAGCGATCTcttttaaacaaacataaaatggaATTATATCTTATTATCTTATGATAAAAAGGAAATTGTGCTTACTaggtatttgataaaatataaatcaattatttaccAAGAGTAATCCTTGGTGCCGAAGCATCCGCTTGCAGCCAAAACGTTACCCACGACATAGCGACTATCATCATAGATGGAATAAAGTAATCCATAAGATAGTAACCTACTTCACGGCCAAGCTTAAAAGTGAACTTTAAGGCGCTGTAGTTACCCGCTGTAAgaagaaaattttcttttaatgtgAAGTCAAGAGAACTATCTCATTTTATATAGTTATACAGGTGATTTTTAAGTAGAGTCCTACATGGCGACTAGCTAGGCCAGTTTTATGATAGTTTTTAAATGGTAGAGTCACACTGTAAGAATATTTTACTGCAGTATAAACGGCCGGTCTAACTGGTTTAAGGTCTGGAAATCGAAATACGAAATGtctaaaactactttttttgaTCTTCAACCACAAGGACCCTGCTGAAAACTTAACCTGTATATAAagctaatataaaaacatagcgtaACCGAACAACACAAAGACAAAAGGACATTACATCTACCTCCACCGAGACGCATATTGACTATATCCCCCCGAACTACTGACTCATTCGTCCAGTAATCTATAAGAGAATACTCAGTCAAGTGCAGTTCGGAGGATAAACGAACCGGATTGTCCTTTTCCCACATCATCCGCAGTATAGAAGCGTTGTATTTCCCTGAAAGtagtaaacaaattattatcctcttaaaaaaataccgtCTTGGTATGAGTCAAAGGACAAAGGAGTTTGTCATTGGGAATCCCAATTCGCAATAGTACTTACAGCTTTCTAAGTTCATAGAGCATGTTTGATCATCAAATGGAAATTTTTGTAGGTTCATCCAGCAGTAAAGTACAGCTTGCATGCGCCTGCTAAATAGCACTTCGCCGTCGGGCGCGATAGATATAAGTACGTCTTTGCTGTCGGTACCCATAAGACTAGAAGATTGTTCGTTAGACATATACAGATGGGGCACCCATATGCGCTGTCGTAAGTCATTTTCACCAATGATTCTCGAACGCTCAGGCGAATATAAAGTGTACGCCAAACGCGGGTCGGTCCAACGTAATTGTAGAAggaaatgcaatttaaaattcTGGAAAAcagtttaatacaaattatgtaaatttcgTACGAATATTTTAACGTTCAAGCATGTGGTCGACAAAATGTAATTTGCGCCTAAAAAGCATGCTTCGTTTCAGCGCATTGGATAGAATTAGGTTCACTACAAAATACTAGTTGCAccactattaattaatttcgtaaatatttttttcaaagaggaattaattaaaattataaataaaattaaatgatgaacaaatatttaaattgagtgTAGTATCGctcacgtaaaaaaaatatttaacttgcactattaaactaaaaaagGTCACATAGAACTCTGAAGTAGGCATCGTGATTCATGTAGTTAAAATTAAGATcttttactatattatgtacaaagagatctttttttttattaaccacAGTGTACACTATCATGCAAGAAAATACAATTCATCACAACTTGTTTCTTTACataagaatatacataaatgtagaataaataaatttatcgcaGTTTGACGCAGCCATGTTTGGAAGTTAGTCTGAATCATTATAATTGCTAGATATCTTGTCTCTTTTATTACTTAAGATATGTTTTGtaggtataattttatgtaaaataaaactaaaatgatcAGTCTTGttcatataagtatttttgatGAATGTGCAAATGCTTATTAATTTAGATAGAGAAATTAAGGAGAAAGAAGAGCAGAACAATTCAAGACAGAAGCGTATGTTGTTCGAAATAGgcaattatttttcttgttataATCTTTTACTAGGCAAACGGGCCTACTATATAACCTACCCAAGTTGCCCATAAACATAAACTATTTAGTGACGGTCCTCACCAAGTCGTGTGCTTCTGCAGGTTGTATAAAGTAAACATAAGCGCTGGCGTGAACATAAACCACGTCTCCAGTTAGATAAGTTGGCAGCAGCAACCGGTCGTACCGGCATTCATTAGCCAACCGCGACAAGAATTCAGATTGAGTATATGAATCACCTTTGTCTAAACTTGGACATTCTGGTGGTAAAATTTGtctgaaaagaaataaaatcactttagtcttttgtacaaaaataataatatattcgcCCGCTAAGAACAAAAGATCAATTTCACAGTTGATGGCGGCAAGTAGAATAACTAATGCGTCATTTACACGAGTTGAATTTCTACGTATCCAACTGCCTCCACTAAGGTGTCACACACTACTGCGCGGCGCTAAAAATCAACGATGTAATTTAAAGACTTCACGATCATtgtaattatagatttatttattttttcagtcaACTAACGTCTcacttaaaaacaaaacagctCCCTTACAAAACAACCttcttatttttgaaatatctaacagtttttcattttttttttatcgtaaggGTAAGTACTAAAAGTGCCATATAACACAATTGTGGTTTTTGACGAATAGGTTTTCACTTTTAAAAGTAGTGCTTATTAGGTACATACTAAATATTAGGAACTCACAAATCAAAACAACTTTAAGAAATAACCGAACATTCACCATAGCTATATTAAATTCTGTTTCTACAAATACATACTTAACaggtaaattttatgtataggAACTGTGATATAGAATGTGTCATAAACGCCCTGGGAGGATAGATGCGATCAAACCGATCATTATCTTACATATTTAGAAAGACATAACGACCAGTCTACCACCCTATTaggatagtatttttttttaacgcaagctccatagttttttttaatcaagaGGAATTTTAGTCTATCTAAAAGTATAGAGGCCCTAGTTTTGATGAAGAATAGAGACCCTAAGAGCGAGGCATACAGATGAAATAGATCGGCAGTAACGAATACTTACCACATCGAGTAAAGTTGAAGTATTGTAATAAAGTCCCGAAAAGTTAAAGACGCAGGTAGTTaatcaaaagaaaataataatgaaatatttatttaatgttgaaCTGTTAAATTTGCGATATAACTACATCTTcatatgtgataaaaaaaaaaatgatatttcattTCTAAAGGCATCATCGTCACGCCTAAGAAGCACACGGAATTTGTTGCCCATTGTTAgggttgatatatttttacttatttttatatacttaggtacttaTGTAAGGAacatctt
This genomic window from Manduca sexta isolate Smith_Timp_Sample1 chromosome 12, JHU_Msex_v1.0, whole genome shotgun sequence contains:
- the LOC115440368 gene encoding pH-sensitive chloride channel 2 isoform X1 is translated as MTLKAAVIYATLILFFKDVQGQKSQVQILPPECPSLDKGDSYTQSEFLSRLANECRYDRLLLPTYLTGDVVYVHASAYVYFIQPAEAHDLNFKLHFLLQLRWTDPRLAYTLYSPERSRIIGENDLRQRIWVPHLYMSNEQSSSLMGTDSKDVLISIAPDGEVLFSRRMQAVLYCWMNLQKFPFDDQTCSMNLESWKYNASILRMMWEKDNPVRLSSELHLTEYSLIDYWTNESVVRGDIVNMRLGGGRSGNYSALKFTFKLGREVGYYLMDYFIPSMMIVAMSWVTFWLQADASAPRITLGTSTMLSFITLASSQAKTLPKVSYIKASEIWFLGCTGFIFSALVEFAFVNTIWRRKKAVSLKKVNSKYILKSTLTPRLARKELQKELQESSPQLTKSRSCSSLQQETSCNDPAGPGYNNYLTVHSFPSAINLPTITTQSFDDLITSPGGKTQSNASDGSDEPPKHHTWTTMTPQEIATWIDKRSRVLFPLMFIFFNIIYWTFVYCL
- the LOC115440368 gene encoding pH-sensitive chloride channel 2 isoform X2: MTLKAAVIYATLILFFKDVQGQKSQVQILPPECPSLDKGDSYTQSEFLSRLANECRYDRLLLPTYLTGDVVYVHASAYVYFIQPAEAHDLNFKLHFLLQLRWTDPRLAYTLYSPERSRIIGENDLRQRIWVPHLYMSNEQSSSLMGTDSKDVLISIAPDGEVLFSRRMQAVLYCWMNLQKFPFDDQTCSMNLESWKYNASILRMMWEKDNPVRLSSELHLTEYSLIDYWTNESVVRGDIVNMRLGGAGNYSALKFTFKLGREVGYYLMDYFIPSMMIVAMSWVTFWLQADASAPRITLGTSTMLSFITLASSQAKTLPKVSYIKASEIWFLGCTGFIFSALVEFAFVNTIWRRKKAVSLKKVNSKYILKSTLTPRLARKELQKELQESSPQLTKSRSCSSLQQETSCNDPAGPGYNNYLTVHSFPSAINLPTITTQSFDDLITSPGGKTQSNASDGSDEPPKHHTWTTMTPQEIATWIDKRSRVLFPLMFIFFNIIYWTFVYCL